Below is a genomic region from Flavobacterium ginsengisoli.
GAAGGCCTTTAACAATAGAAAAAGAAGTTAAAGGATCTAATGCTGTTTTATATGCGTGGCATCCAGGAACGATGGGCGGACCAGCACTTGTAAATTTATTATTTGGGAAAGCAAATCCTTCGGCAAAATTACCCATTACGTTTCCTAAAAATGTAGGACAGATTCCGATGTATTATAGTCATTTAAAAACGGGTCGTCCTGCAAACGGAAGTGAATTAAATGTAGAAAACATTCCTATTGAAGCTTCTCAAACATCTTTGGGAAATAAATCTTATTATTTAGATAGTGGGAACGAACCTTTATTTGCATTCGGATTCGGGCTTTCTTATACCACATTTGAATATGGAAAAACAACACTTGCAAAATCAGTTTTGAAACAGGATGAGACAATTGAAATTTCCTTTTCATTAAAAAATACTGGTAATTATGATGGTGCTGAAGTTGTACAACTTTATATGAGAGATATTGCAGGATCTATTGCATTGCCAGTTAAAGAATTAAAAGCTTTTAAAAGGGTTGAATTGAAAGCTGGCGAAAGCAAAAATGTAAAGGTTGATTTAAAAATTAGTGATCTTGTTTTTTATGGAATTGATATGAAAAAGAAAGTAGAGGCAGGAAAATTCGATTTGTGGGTAGGAAGCAGTAGCGTAACTGGAGAAAAAGTATCATTTGAAGTGCAATAAAAAGATGAAAAAAATACTATATCTATTGTTTTTGGCTTTATCACAGCTGAATTTACAAGCTCAGGATTTTGTCAAGGTGCAAAATGGAAAATTGGTTAAGGATGGAAAACCGTATCATTATCTAGGAACCAATTTTTGGTACGGAATGAATTTGGCTGTTTCAGATAAAGCAAGGTTGGTTCGCGAATTGGATCGTTTGAACAATTTGGGAGTTAAAAATCTTCGCATTATTGCAGCTTCAGAAGGTAATCTTGAAACTCCCTGGACTGTTCAGCCAACAATGCAAAAAGAACCTGGAAGTTATAATGAAGAACTTTGGAAAGGGCTTGATTTGCTATTAGCTGAAATGAAGAAAAGAAACATGACAGCAGTTGTTTGCCTGAATAATTTTTGGCCTTGGTCTGGCGGTTTTGCGCAATATGTTTCTTGGGCAAATCAAAATGAAGCAATTCCATATCCGCCACCAGCAGAAAATGGCGATTGGAGAAAATATCAGCACTATTCTGCTCGTTTTTATAGTGATAAAACGGCTCAAAAATGGTTTGAGAATCATATCCAGAAAGTAGTTACACGAGTAAATTCGGTTACTAAAATACCATACAAAAAAGACCCAACTATTATGGCTTGGCAATTGGCCAACGAACCAGAAGGAAGCAATAATATCGAGGCTTACAGAAAATGGATTGATGATACAGCAGGATTTATTAAGAAATTAGATCCTAAACATTTGGTTTCTATTGGTTCTGAGGGAAATACACCCTCTCCTGAAAACGGAACCAATTTCGAAATTGATCACCAAAGCAAAAATATTGATTACTGTACATTTCATCTTTGGGTTCAGAATTGGGGTTGGTTTGATCCGCTTAAAGTGAAAGAAACGTATCCGATGGCATTAGAAAAAGCAGAAAAATATATCGATGAACATGTAAAAACAGCTCAGAAATTAAATAAACCTCTTGTCTTAGAGGAATTTGGAATTTCAAGAGATGAAAATAGCTATGATGCCAACTCATCAGTTGAAGTAAGAGATCAATATTATACTTTTATTTTCGAAAAGATTTATGCTTTAAGTCAAACTATACCACAAGTTTCGGGAGTAAATTTTTGGGCTTGGGGAGGCGAGGGAAGACCTAAATCTAATAGAAGCATTTGGAAACTGGGCGATGATTTAGTGGGAGATCCTCCTCACGAATATCAAGGTTGGTATTCTGTTTACGATCGAGATTTAAGTACACAAAAGATAATTAACGAATATGCATTAAAACTAAATAACGAATGATTAGAAGAAAGAGTTAGCAATGCATTAGAAAGATAAAAAATCGGAGTTCTATTTAAACTCCGATTTTTTTATAAATGCTGATTTTGCTTTTCTGCTTTTTAAATCTAGTTTATGCGACTCCTTTATGATATTTCTTTTTGTATTCGATTGGAGGAATTCCAGTGATTTTTTTAAATGCATCTCGAAAAGCTTTAATATCAGAGTAGCCCACTTCGTACATTACTTCATTTACTGTTTTACGATCTGTTTCAAAAGCTTTTTTAGCGGCTTCAATTTTTACTCTTTGCAGATATTCGCTAGGAGTATTTCCAGTGGCTTTTATAAATCGTCTATCAAAATTTCTTCTGCTGACATTAAACTTAATCGAAAGATCGCTCATTGATAATTTTTCGCCCAAATTATTTTCGATATAAGATTGTGCACCAAGTACCATTTCGTCTTCATGTTTCTTTTGTCCTGAGAAAATAATAAATTGTGATTGAGATTTTCTATTCATTTCAATCTGAAACACTTTGGCACAATAAACTGCGGTTGCTCTACCGTAATATTTTTCGATAAGATAAATCATTAGGTTAAGAAAAGAGTATGCTCCGCCATTCGTATATATTCCATTTTCATCTGTAATTAATTCATCAACTCTCAGATTTATTTGCGGAAACATTCTAGAGAAATTTTCTCTAACAGACCAATGTGTCGAACAATTTTTTCCGTCAAGAAGTCCCGATGCAGCAAGCATAAATGCTCCTGTACAAATCGTTGCAATTTCTGCACCTTTTTGATATTGTTTTTGCAACCACTGCACAAGTTGGTCATTATGCTGAAGGGCAAGATTGTAATTGTGGTTTAATGAAGGAATTATAATAAGATCGGTTTTAGCAATCTGGGAAATATAGACATGGGGCTTTACAGTAAAAATACCGCCATTAAATTCTATTTTTTCAGAAATTCCCGCCAGTTTGATTTGAAACAATTCTGTTCCGCCGTTCATTTTAGCAAAAGCATTTGCTTTGGTAAAGATTTCGTACGCACCAGATATACTAGAAAGATTATTATCTCCTTCGGGAACTATTATGGTAAGCTGTTTCATTATCTTTTTTGTATAAAGATACTAAAAGTTGATGTCCAAATATACCAGTAAGAATGTCTATTTTGCATATTAGAAAAGTCTGTAGTTGCTTTTAAATTTACGTTAGATAATTTTCTAACGTATTAAACAAAAAACTATTATGGCAAAAATGACTGTTATTTATAAAACACCAAAAGACATTTCTTTTTTTGAAAAACATTATTATGAGGTTCATATTCCGTTGGCAAAAAAACTTCCTGGAATAATAAAATATGAAGTTAGCAAAGAACCCGTCATATCATTGACTGGACATTCTGATGTATTTCTTGTGGCTAATTTATATTTTGAATCTTTAGATGCAATGATGGAGTCTTTTAAAACCGATATTGGGCAACAATGCGCTGCAGATCGTAGAATTCTAGCTAGTGATGATGAAGTGCAAATTTATGTTTATGATGTAAAAAATACCTGATTTTACCTTGTTGCATTTTAACGGCTGTGGGTTCATTTTACTATTTCTGGTTTCAGATTATAATCTGAAACCATTTATAGAGGTTCAGATAGAAAGATTAAGCTTTTTCATTATAATTTTAAATATCTTTTCGATACAAGATGTACGAATAGAGAAGTAAATTAAAATGTAGAATACTTAAAATTAATTGTTTGAACTTTTAAGGTAAAATTCAGTATTAATTTAAATATGACCCAACCTATGGCCGCTATCCCTGACGAATTATATAATGTTAAGTTTGCTCGCGTACTTCGATTCTATGAAAGAGTTGTATATACTCGATGAGAAATTTAAGGTTATTTGTGATGCTTATTGTATAAGTACCGCCAAAACGGAGCTTTACAGGGATAAAAGCGATAAAAATCACCGACGCAGAATGAAGTTCGAAAATTTATCAAGAGAACTAGAAGAAGAAATACTGTTTTATATTATGAGAAATAGGTAATTATTTTTTTTCTTTTTTAGAAAGTGCTATTTGAGATACGGCTCTCCATTCGGCCATTTTTTCTGCTCTTGTAAGGCCAGCATTTAATCCGCTGGTAGAAGGGAGAGTTACATAGGTAATTCCTTTTTGTGCAATAGTATGTTTCTGAAAATACTTTGTAGCGGCTTTACTTTCAAAAAAGACATGTTTTATATTAGGATATTGTTTGTGCAGACTTTCAAAATCGTTTATCGTTTCTTCGGTAATTGCAGGCATCACTGCTTCCTTCTCTTTTACAGCTTTGCAAAACATTCCAAAGACCAATTTTATATTTTGTTAATAGAGCTTTTCGATCTTCGTACAAATCGCTAAATTCTTCTTCAAAAATAGCAAACATAATTTTCCAAAAAAGATTTCCTTTGTTGGCGTAATATTGCTGTTTGGCAATAGACTGTTCGCCAGCCATAGTGCCCATAATTAGAATAACAGTAGAATTGTCAATTAATGGTTGGAGGGCTTTTTTATACATGTTTTTGCTTTTTTTTCCTTTATTGTAAAATTATCAATAAAGATTTGAAATGAGTAAAAGAGTTCCTTATTACAATTTTCTCTTGTCCCATTCCCGTTTTAGCATTGCATACTGAAATTCGCTTCCCCATTTTCCTTTAAAGAAAATATTCTCAATAAAGTGCCCTTCTTGTCTAAAACCGATACTTTTCAATAGGTTAATCGAAGCAATATTTTCAGCATCTACAATTTCAACAACTCGATGTATTTGTTTGGTGTCAAATAGAAAATCCAGAATGCCAACAAAAACCTCTTTTGCAAAACCTTTTTTTTGCTCAAGGTGCGAAATTGTTATTCCGATTTCGGCAATTCTTGTATCGTATTGATCAAGTTTAATTGCACAGTCGCCAATGAGTTGTTTGGTTTTAGTATTTTCAATTCCGTATTGTACCCATTCTCCAGCTTTGCCAAAATGTTTTGTTGCGTTTTCTTTAATAAATTCTTCAGCCTCTTCAATTGTCATAACATCAAAACCTTGATATTTTGTAACTTCTGGATTAGACCGATAGATATGAAAATCAGATAGATCTGATATTTTAAGGTGTCGTATGTTAAGTTGTGCCGTTTGTATATTTAATATTTCCATTATCTGAATTTCTGCTTGCAATAACGCTTTTCAAATATATTTAATTATTTTCTGAAATATGCCCCGCTTTGCCAAGAGATCCAAATTGAAAAAAAACTGCGCATCCTCAAACATTTTTAGAGTTGCGCAGTTTTTTATGTTTTTAAGTGTTTTATAGTTTCAAAAATATCTTTTAAACCACAGAACAGCTACTTTTTCTTTCTTTAGTTAAAGGTTTAAGTCCAAGATTTTGAAACATTTGCATATCTTCTGATAGTCCTGGGTT
It encodes:
- a CDS encoding glycoside hydrolase 5 family protein, whose product is MKKILYLLFLALSQLNLQAQDFVKVQNGKLVKDGKPYHYLGTNFWYGMNLAVSDKARLVRELDRLNNLGVKNLRIIAASEGNLETPWTVQPTMQKEPGSYNEELWKGLDLLLAEMKKRNMTAVVCLNNFWPWSGGFAQYVSWANQNEAIPYPPPAENGDWRKYQHYSARFYSDKTAQKWFENHIQKVVTRVNSVTKIPYKKDPTIMAWQLANEPEGSNNIEAYRKWIDDTAGFIKKLDPKHLVSIGSEGNTPSPENGTNFEIDHQSKNIDYCTFHLWVQNWGWFDPLKVKETYPMALEKAEKYIDEHVKTAQKLNKPLVLEEFGISRDENSYDANSSVEVRDQYYTFIFEKIYALSQTIPQVSGVNFWAWGGEGRPKSNRSIWKLGDDLVGDPPHEYQGWYSVYDRDLSTQKIINEYALKLNNE
- a CDS encoding GlxA family transcriptional regulator, with product MKQLTIIVPEGDNNLSSISGAYEIFTKANAFAKMNGGTELFQIKLAGISEKIEFNGGIFTVKPHVYISQIAKTDLIIIPSLNHNYNLALQHNDQLVQWLQKQYQKGAEIATICTGAFMLAASGLLDGKNCSTHWSVRENFSRMFPQINLRVDELITDENGIYTNGGAYSFLNLMIYLIEKYYGRATAVYCAKVFQIEMNRKSQSQFIIFSGQKKHEDEMVLGAQSYIENNLGEKLSMSDLSIKFNVSRRNFDRRFIKATGNTPSEYLQRVKIEAAKKAFETDRKTVNEVMYEVGYSDIKAFRDAFKKITGIPPIEYKKKYHKGVA
- a CDS encoding EthD family reductase encodes the protein MAKMTVIYKTPKDISFFEKHYYEVHIPLAKKLPGIIKYEVSKEPVISLTGHSDVFLVANLYFESLDAMMESFKTDIGQQCAADRRILASDDEVQIYVYDVKNT
- a CDS encoding DNA-deoxyinosine glycosylase produces the protein MYKKALQPLIDNSTVILIMGTMAGEQSIAKQQYYANKGNLFWKIMFAIFEEEFSDLYEDRKALLTKYKIGLWNVLQSCKREGSSDACNYRRNDKRF
- a CDS encoding GNAT family N-acetyltransferase translates to MEILNIQTAQLNIRHLKISDLSDFHIYRSNPEVTKYQGFDVMTIEEAEEFIKENATKHFGKAGEWVQYGIENTKTKQLIGDCAIKLDQYDTRIAEIGITISHLEQKKGFAKEVFVGILDFLFDTKQIHRVVEIVDAENIASINLLKSIGFRQEGHFIENIFFKGKWGSEFQYAMLKREWDKRKL